Proteins from a genomic interval of Quercus lobata isolate SW786 chromosome 11, ValleyOak3.0 Primary Assembly, whole genome shotgun sequence:
- the LOC115967124 gene encoding uncharacterized protein LOC115967124, whose product MRMLSWNCQGLGNPWTVRSLRKIVRDQAPMVCFLMETHLDKEGYEIHCKDIPFKNKLIVKKPNTGGGLALLWKAEVQLDVINYTEHHILAKVVEEDGYVWYLTGFYGWAEASQKRISSFVDGPWCCIRDFNAILFSSEKHSMHPPLYKQMEEFGSALDSCNLADLSFHGYPLTWNNKRPGTANTRERLDWAVANTAWREKFPASTVCHLFSHASDHRPILLQTRTDRGVRAKGIRGFKFEEAWLLDEEC is encoded by the coding sequence ATGAGGATGTTAAGTtggaactgccaagggcttgggaacccttggacagTTCGAAGCCTTCGCAAGATTGTGAGGGATCAAGCTCCCATGGTGTGTTTTTTAATGGAGACTCACTTGGATAAAGAGGGTTATGAGATTCACTGTAAAGATATACCATTTAAGAATAAATTGATAGTCAAGAAACCGAACACAGGAGGGGGATTGGCACTACTTTGGAAGGCAGAGGTGCAATTAGATGTGATCAACTATACAGAGCACCATATTCTAGCTAAGGTTGTGGAGGAAGATGGGTATGTCTGGTACTTAACGGGCTTCTATGGTTGGGCTGAGGCAAGTCAAAAACGCATATCTAGTTTTGTTGATGGGCCTTGGTGTTGTATAAGGGACTTCAATGCCATTTTATTTTCCTCTGAAAAGCACAGTATGCACCCACCACTGTACAAGCAAATGGAAGAGTTTGGTTCTGCCTTGGACTCTTGTAACTTGGCTGATCTGAGCTTTCATGGTTATCCATTAACATGGAACAATAAACGCCCAGGGACTGCTAATACGAGGGAGCGACTAGATTGGGCTGTTGCTAACACGGCATGGAGAGAAAAATTCCCAGCAAGTACAGTTTGTCATTTGTTTTCTCATGCTTCAGATCATCGCCCTATTTTGCTACAAACTAGAACTGACAGGGGAGTGCGAGCAAAAGGCATACGTGGGTTTAAGTTTGAGGAGGCGTGGCTTTTGGATGAAGAATGTTAA